A DNA window from Peromyscus leucopus breed LL Stock chromosome 3, UCI_PerLeu_2.1, whole genome shotgun sequence contains the following coding sequences:
- the Eogt gene encoding EGF domain-specific O-linked N-acetylglucosamine transferase isoform X3, which produces MLMLLVFGVLLHEVPLSGQDEAHSETDSVPGKALCDYSSLRLPEKHIPFFLHNNRHIASVCKEDPHCPYKKHLENLNYCWGYEKSCKPEFRFGYPVCSYVDMGWTDTLESAEDLFWKQADFGYARERLEEIHVLCQPERTSDSSLLCSRYLQYCRATGLYLDLRNVKRNHDRFKEDFLQGGEVGGHCKLDSHALMSEGQRKSPLQSWFAELQGYTQLNFRPIEDAKCDIVVEKPTYFMKLDAGVNMYHHFCDFLNLYITQHVNNSFSTDVYIVMWDTSSYGYGDLFSDTWKAFTDYDVIHLKAYDSKKVCFKEAVFSLLPRMRYGLFYNTPLISGCQNTGLFRAFSEHVLHRLNITQEGPKDGKVRVTVLARSTEYRKILNQNELVNALKTVSTFEVQIVDYKYRLSEHFPGEARKINPYLVSLL; this is translated from the exons ATGTTAATGCTGCTTGTCTTTGGAGTATTGCTTCATGAAGTTCCACTGAGTGGCCAAGATGAGGCTCATTCTGAGACTGATAGTGTGCCAGGCAAAGCCCTGTGTGACTACTCCAGCCTCCGCCTCCCAGAGAAACACATTCCCTTCTTCTTGCACAATAACAGGCATATTGCCTCTGTCTGCAAAGAGGATCCCCATTGTCCATATAAG AAACATCTGGAAAATCTAAATTACTGCTGGGGTTATGAGAAATCCTGCAAACCAGAGTTTAGATTCGGTTACCCTGTTTGCAGCTATGTGGACATGGGATG GACAGACACTCTGGAGTCGGCTGAGGACTTGTTCTGGAAGCAAGCTGACTTTGGATATGCCCGGGAGCGGCTGGAGGAGATACACGTGCTCTGTCAGCCAGAGAGAACT AGTGACTCAAGTCTGCTTTGTTCCCGGTACCTTCAGTATTGCAGAGCTACTGGTCTGTACCTGGACTTAAGAAACGTCAAGAGAAACCATGACAG ATTCAAGGAAGATTTTCTTCAGGGTGGTGAAGTTGGTGGACACTGTAAACTGGACAGTCATGCGTTGATGTCGGAAGGGCAGCGCAAAAGCCCCCTGCAGTCTTG GTTTGCTGAACTGCAAGGCTACACCCAGCTCAATTTCAGGCCTATAGAAGATGCTAAATGTGACATCGTTGTTGAAAAACCAACATATTTCATGAAATTAGATGCGG GTGTTAACATGTATCACCACTTCTGTGATTTCCTCAATCTCTACATCACCCAGCACGTTAACAATTCCTTCAGTACAGACGTGTATATCGTGATGTGGGACACC AGCTCTTATGGATATGGTGACCTGTTCTCCGATACCTGGAAAGCATTTACTGATTATGACGTCATACATTTGAAAGCCTATGATTCCAAAAAG GTGTGCTTTAAAGAAGCCGTGTTTTCGTTGCTGCCCCGCATGCGGTATGGGCTGTTTTATAACACGCCTCTG ATCTCTGGCTGTCAGAATACTGGGTTATTCAGGGCCTTCTCTGAGCATGTGCTGCATAGGCTGAACATCACTCAGGAGGGACCCAAG GATGGGAAAGTTCGAGTTACCGTTCTTGCACGCAGCACAGAATACCGGAAAATACTGAACCAAAATGAG CTGGTAAATGCACTAAAAACAGTATCCACATTTGAAGTCCAGATTGTTGATTACAAATACAG GCTGTCTGAACATTTTCCCGGTGAAGCAAGGAAAATAAATCCATACCTTGTCAGTCTACTGTGA